The genomic interval ATACAAAAGTGAATCAAATTCTATAcagaagaacaaaaaaaatcaaattaatgatgaaaagttaaaataaaaaatgtgaaatCTGTGTATAATTATGTCACTAAATTTTGTGATGAAGAAAttagtaataatattttttcttgtatCAAATGTCAAGTGACTAAAGTAATAAGTAGTAATTCTAGATGAAGGTATAAATATAATAGCTCCCCACCTCCGTtacattcaataattttttttttcaaattattattagtgtCTACATGCTAACAAACAACTAAGAGACTCTTGATGTGAACAATTGTCTGTAAtctttaaaacaataaaaattccaaaaaattgttttcattattttaaaatatgcatCATCCTTAACTAGCATTTCATCTTTTCTCTATCATAATAGTTCACTTTAAGAGTCTCACATCTTCTTAATGGCCAGGCCGGCTCGACCAACCCTAGTCGAGTAGGCAAAAAATAGGCCCATAGTTTCATTAGGCCACAAATTAGGGGGTCCAATCCACCTTAAAACACATCGGACGGGGTCAAGCCCCATTTTGGCCTAATAGGCCAACCGGCTGGCCAAAATGTCCTGGCTGTTTTCGAGCCTGTAATTATAGAGTCCAACATAAAATACGAGTCCATTCGACCGGGCCAAAATTAACAGCTCCAAGCGGAACTACCACATGAAAAAGTGATTACCAGAAGAATTTGCTGAGGTACTCACAAATGTAGCATAGATAtccaatttgaaaaaaaatgcatgGTCTATTATGGATAGTAAAAAAAACATGCTAAGTGATTTCAAAGAGATAGATTTTAGTATCATTATTATATCAGTGTGTATTAATTCTTCAATTATGTAGATTTTACTATCTTTCTCTCAGTTGCTGTTGTCTCATATATTCGTTCTTCTAATTTTTGCCGCTTTCAACAATGAATATATCGTTAACAACTCATCTCAAAGGAGCATCAAGTTcttgaaataacaaaataaaatctttACCTTAACTTGATTTGTTCCCAAGTCAATGACCACAGCTCCTTTCTTTATCCAATTACCACGAACAACATTAGGGATTCCAACATCTGCGACCACAATGTCCGCTTCAGCCGTTATTTCTTCGGGTTTCGTTGTGTACGAATGTACCAAGCTGACCGTCGCGTGGTGCCTCTACTAAAAAGACGGTAAATCAGAGTCATTTagcaaattgaaacattcttctCAGCAACAACATTTTTGTTATGTTACCTGCAATAGTAAGGAAGTTGGTAACCCTGCAATTTTACTTCTTCCAATTATTACAACTCTTTTTCCACGAATTTCGACACCATGACTAAGTAACAACTCAATGCAGCTCTTGGAAGCACAAGGGATAAAGAACGGTTTTCTTCCTCTTATTGCAAGATTTCCTATGTTTAAAGGATGAAATCCATCCACATCCTTTTCAGGATTCACAATGTTCATAATTCTTTCCTCGTCGAGATGCTGCATCAAATATTATAGAATAAATCATTAATATCAACAATCTTACACTTATGAATACAACTTTTCTTATCCTTACTCAATTGACATAGATTTTAGATCAATTGGAAATGTTTAAGTTCATTAGCACATTTAACAACAACTATTTGAAatatagttagttagttagagaTTAGTAGTTAGTTACTATCAAACTACTATTTTCGCTATCAAACTTGTTCATTTCTAACTCAACAACTCTCGAACCTACATGCTATTAGAAATCTATCTAAAGCCATTAAGTCATTCGTTAACAGGCCACTTAAGTCACACTCTAGATAGCAGATACGCGTGTGTATTTCGAGAGTTCCACATATATGATATGACTTGAAAAGAGAGGCATGACCTGAATTCTAAAATGGTTGAGTTAGGCCCAACCTGAATTCTAAACATgtaaacaacaacaataatggtaataattacattaataacaatTAAGATGAAGGAATTACTTGAGGTAGAGGGAGTTGCACAACAATGCCATGCACATCTTGATCATCATTGAAACTAGAAACAACATCAAGCAGTTCATTTTCAGTGCAATTTTCTGGCAACTGAGAAACCACAGTTTCAATTCCAACTTTATCACAAGCTTTCAACTTAATATGAATGAAAGTGTGAGAGTCTCTTCTATCACCAACCAAAACCACAGCCAATTTAGGAAACTTTCCAATCTCACTCTTCATCCTACTTATTTCATCAGTCACTTCCATTTTTATGTGTTTGGCAATTGTTTTACCTTCAAGAATTGCAGCACTGCGGCCATCATTTGTCCCTAAAAAGTACATtagaaaaagatatattttaatatccTATAAAATTCGCGACTTCTGAAGTTTAATCCTAAATGACAGCAGATGCTACGGCCTAGACTAGTGCTTAAAAGTCACTCAAAATACTAATAACAATCCACAACACTCCTCGGAAGTAAAAGTTAATGACCCTCTTCGTCTTTACAGCTAAGACAGTGACTCGATCGATGTcagttcaataaaaataaagaaatacgAATGTGCTCTTCAAAAGTCAACTCCTCAAACCAACACCAATCAAGTCATCGTCTAAATTGCAAAGACAAGAAgatcattaatttaaattccGAGGAGTGTCAACGATCATCGATAGTGTTTCAAGTGACTTTTAAGCATCAGGTACACCACCACTACCACCTTAGAATGTCTCTAGATGACTTTTATTCAATCTTAGTTCATATTTTACATTCACAggaactattttttttattccctAGTACTGGAAAATCCAACATAGAGAAATTAAGGAGCATAATCAAACACAACTagaaaactctaaaaaaaataactccctactttctttgtaatttttttttttcaaaataaaggtaaaattgaataaaattaatgGAGAAACTTGTAATTTAATAATgactaattaaaaatatgttcaattaaaaaaaaaaaaaagaccctTTAaatcaaaatgaccaaaaaaGATACTTTAACATaatagaaaatgaaattaaCAAGATAGAACTTACATTGGAAATTTTCTTGCAAAAGGGTATGAGGAGAAGTGTTCTCTTTGGGTACCCAAACATCAGGAAGATTTGGGCCAAGAAAAGTACAAGAAGGTGGAGaagaaaaagaatgaaaatgcaatgTTTTTCTTAGATTTCTATGCCATGCCACCACTTTAGAAAAAGATTGCAATGCTTTTTTCATGTTTGTATTGATTTGTGAATATGAAAAGTGTAGAGATTATTGAAGCCAAGCCAGTGTGAAGAAAGAATGAGTGAGTGTGTTTTTGGTGACAACAatttttttgcaatttttttgtaaaaatggTTCCAACAAGATAATATTTGTACATAGTATTGAGATGTGGGATTTGAGAAACACAACTAAATCCTTTGACGTGTTCAGTGTTTTTCCAAGCCACATAAAAATGTACACTCCGGATTCTGATACCAATTTAacaatattcatatttatttattgaattataatttgagaacaaaataatatcactttatatatatatatatatatatatatatatatatttagaaaaaaagtgataaatgtatttaaaaatttataaatgttttatatttagagaaaaatatattttttaaaatagtcttATAATTAAGGAAATAGGGAGTAGAGTAtgaatcattaaataaaataagaaaaatatatcataaaatgaaaaataagaaaattcaaTGTTAAATGTGATCAATTGAAATACACACTTAAAGTTATATATTAAatgagaaaattttatgattagGAAAGATGtatattttgtcaaaagaaaatgtatattcaattagatttttttttttataaaaaaaattaagaacaaCAGGGGAATATCTTAAGAGGATTGATAGAGAATAAGCTAATTAAACATAATGTATTTAAATCTAAtcaatcaaaaaataattattcaaaaagaATATGAGCAATTaagattgaaaagaaaaaaaagttttaaaatttaatgaatttgagagattcttaaaaaataaaaaataaaaatagcgaCTATTAATACTATTATCTAAAATTACTATTAATACAACTATCTAAAATGGTTCTGTAAgtacaatttaaatataaaaaaatatttgttctaaatattttaaatcataaaatatattattttaaataaaaaaatcagaattctGAATTTTTCAAATGCgaaaaatcaaaactataaaGGAAATATTAACTTGTTGAGGTAGGGGAAcaaagttatatatttaaaagagcTAGGcccaacttttttttatttttttttatttttttgtttataatttatatttagaattgtaatactacatatttttattgatgtaaaataattttacctatatatttaatcaaatcaCATCATAATACtacaaactttatttttattagacgGAAGTGTAAAACTAATTTCCACACATAtcaatttttctcaatattattgaatttaatttatttatacttgAAATGCAATAGTTTGAGTGatgtattgtaatttgtaacaaCATAATTCCCCTTTGCCTTGCCTCCTCTATATGGAAATTTAAAGTGTATGATCCAAACAAAGAACTTTCACTTTATTTATTGTAGAAGTTATACCTCACATATGACACGAGGAAATTCATGAAGCTATATCACGTTATGAAACaatctctttttaaactattcattataaatatagaaataatCAACAAATCCAATTAGTTCAAGTTGCATTATACCATTGATATATACATCTAGTTTGAAACTTAGAGAGAACAACAATTACAAGAACAACCATATTGAAAATTATGTCTACCTTGCAATCATCATATATCTATAAAGATTTACAACCAAAAATTGAAATCAAGGATACTCCCGAATCACATCTTCTGCTTGTTCACATTCCTGATGGTCAATATCTTATGCACTTCTATTCATATGTtcttaagtttatttatttatatttgatagaTTGTGTTCTAAAGTTTCTTTGATACTAACctttttagtcaaaaaattaaaaataaaacaaaattctttGATACCCTCCATTGCTTATCAGATTTTTTATTCAAAGtcttttatagattttttttttttgttaactttTCGGCTTTAAGGGGAATAGGATTTTgataatttgtattttgactaaTAGATAAGTAAAATTTGATTAAGAATTGTTTATATCTGTGTTCAAATTTGAGTTCATCcaaaagatttattttttatagaaacacATAATATTCAACTTTAAATTACACCATatcttaattgtagttttgatccCTCTATTTTCATTAACTCACTGaattgtttcatattttaaaaatagacaattttggtttttttttcaaatttttaaactaaaaattaacgatttgacatatttttaaataatgtgtcATACAATTTAATGATATAGAactatttaaatgtattaattattcatatgtagTTAGCTtaatagcaaaaataaaaaaatttcaatattaaaagttaagtttttagaaggttttattgtgatttcatATGTCTTAATCATTAtacattatcatatcatatgtcatattatttaaaatatctattttttagttaaaaaattaaaatgaatgacCAAAAATGTCAGTTTAAATTAGGGAGATCAATTtagtgaattgataaaaataaaggaactaaaatttcaattaaacttattttattttatgtatacaTTTCCTGATTAAATGTTTAAGTTTTTAAAGCAAATTTTTTGATACAAAATcacttttaatgtttttttactaCCAAACGTTAATATTGctattatatgtaattatttttattttttaacataattaaatttgtatttttatcaatcattttttttcacttttgaaGACATGTTTCTTGATAGACTCTTCCAGAAAATGTTAGTTGCCattattgttttgataaaaagaaaaatatattgtcATTACTAATCCCTTAATTTTTTTGCAAATTGCTAAATGCACCCTACAGGTTTTGAACGAGGGGATATTGGTGCTAGAGTTGAGTATGATTTTGGAAGGGTGAGAgtttttggtgaaaaatcaattGGATCCAATAAAATGATCCGTTTCATTGAAAAGTATCAAGTTCCATCACATTGTGATATTGGCAAAATTAAAGGTAAATTTGATGGAAAAATTGTCACTATTACAATGCCAAAAATTCCAGGTAAAGTACAAGAACAAGAACCAATTAAAGATTATAATAATGTTGATGAGGTAAATGATAAAAAAGATGAAGTTACAAATGTTGAAAATAAAGAAGATGCTACCTCACAAGAAGCTCAAAAGGGTCAAAAAGAAAATTCTCAAATTACAAAAGTTGATAGCAAGGGAGAGGCTAATTATGTAGCTTCAACCTCACAAGAATCCACACAAGAGTCTATACCTCAACAGGGTCAACAAGAAATTTCTCAAAATGAGTCTATATCTCAAAAGGGTCAAGCAACAATTTCTGAAAATGAGTCTATACCTCAAAAGGGTCAAGAcgaaatttctcaaaaagaatCTATGACTGAAAATGATCAAGAagaaatttctcaaaaagaatCTATACCCCAAAATGATCAAAAAGAAACTTCTCAAAATTCTAAACTTAAAAAAGTTGAAAGTAAGGAAAAAGCTTATGATGAGACTTCAACTCCATCAGAAGCCACACAAGGGGAAGAAGGAATTCACAATAAAGCAACAGATACAAAAGATGCAAAACTTCAAACAGAAGAAAACTCATCAAGTCTAAAAGATGAGAACAAGGAAAAGCAAAGGGTTGTAAAGGAAGAAACTAAGGAAACCAAGGAAGAAAGTAAAGAATTAGCCATAGTTAAAACTTTTCCTccaaagaaaacaaacaaagagaaaggaaaggaaatgaTCAATGATAAATTTGGTGGTGATGATGCTGATGAGAAAAAGAGTGACAAAAAGGGAATCCATGAATCAACAAGGACAAGAAGACTCAAAGACATGGCTTTATCTACTACTCAAGCTGTGACTAGTTTTGCAAAGAGGTTCAATGAAGATGATAAACAAATGCTAATATACACTGGTGCAACAATT from Cicer arietinum cultivar CDC Frontier isolate Library 1 chromosome 5, Cicar.CDCFrontier_v2.0, whole genome shotgun sequence carries:
- the LOC101514794 gene encoding bifunctional protein FolD 2-like, with amino-acid sequence MKKALQSFSKVVAWHRNLRKTLHFHSFSSPPSCTFLGPNLPDVWVPKENTSPHTLLQENFQWTNDGRSAAILEGKTIAKHIKMEVTDEISRMKSEIGKFPKLAVVLVGDRRDSHTFIHIKLKACDKVGIETVVSQLPENCTENELLDVVSSFNDDQDVHGIVVQLPLPQHLDEERIMNIVNPEKDVDGFHPLNIGNLAIRGRKPFFIPCASKSCIELLLSHGVEIRGKRVVIIGRSKIAGLPTSLLLQRHHATVSLVHSYTTKPEEITAEADIVVADVGIPNVVRGNWIKKGAVVIDLGTNQVKDPNSQVFRLTGDVCFEEAVKVASAITPVPGGVGPVTISMLLSNTLDSAKRAFGMV
- the LOC101514470 gene encoding uncharacterized protein — translated: MSTLQSSYIYKDLQPKIEIKDTPESHLLLVHIPDGFERGDIGARVEYDFGRVRVFGEKSIGSNKMIRFIEKYQVPSHCDIGKIKGKFDGKIVTITMPKIPGKVQEQEPIKDYNNVDEVNDKKDEVTNVENKEDATSQEAQKGQKENSQITKVDSKGEANYVASTSQESTQESIPQQGQQEISQNESISQKGQATISENESIPQKGQDEISQKESMTENDQEEISQKESIPQNDQKETSQNSKLKKVESKEKAYDETSTPSEATQGEEGIHNKATDTKDAKLQTEENSSSLKDENKEKQRVVKEETKETKEESKELAIVKTFPPKKTNKEKGKEMINDKFGGDDADEKKSDKKGIHESTRTRRLKDMALSTTQAVTSFAKRFNEDDKQMLIYTGATILVVALGVYASYKYRSSRRT